From Amia ocellicauda isolate fAmiCal2 chromosome 12, fAmiCal2.hap1, whole genome shotgun sequence, a single genomic window includes:
- the LOC136764474 gene encoding ribosomal protein S6 kinase beta-2, whose translation MAGVFDIDMEMEDQNDAEERERESEEEFFEVTPSELELPQCAEVELSSLNVNRGEERVGAECFELLRVLGKGGYGKVFQVRKVQGANTGKIFAMKVLRKAKIVCNAKDTAHTRAERSILESVRHPFIVELHYAFQTGGKLYLILECLSGGELFMQLEKEGIFMEDTACFYLGEISLALGHLHSCGIIYRDLKPENIMLSQLGHIKLTDFGLCKESIHEGAVTHTFCGTIEYMAPEILTHSGHNRAVDWWSLGALMFDMMTGSPPFSAENRKKTIEKILRCKLNLPPYLTVDARDLIKRLLKKSPIQRLGSTAADCADIQKHPFFRHINWDDLLNQRVEPPYKPFLQSEEDVSQFDTRFTKQPPVDSPDDTSLSHSQEQAFTGFTYVAPSVLESLKERFSFEPKIRSPRRQNSSPRTPVSPVKFSLAEPFKSSPGEGQKHGEEQHKHATPTHNEVTASQPIRTPGRTKKQKALRGGGGRSGR comes from the exons aTGGCAGGAGTGTTTGATATTGACATGGAGATGGAGGACCAGAACGatgcagaggagagagagagagagagtgag gAGGAGTTTTTTGAAGTTACACCTAGTGAACTAGAATT GCCCCAGTGTGCGGAGGTGGAGCTCTCCTCTCTCAATGTGAACAGGGGGGAAGAGCGGGTGGGGGCGGAGTGCTTTGAGCTGCTCAGAGTGCTGGGGAAAGGGGGATATGGGAAG gtcttCCAGGTGAGGAAGGTACAGGGTGCCAACACAGGGAAAATATTTGCCATGAAAGTGCTGAGAAAG GCGAAGATCGTGTGTAACGCGAAGGACACGGCACACACGCGGGCAGAGCGCAGCATCCTGGAGTCAGTGCGTCACCCCTTCATCGTGGAGCTTCACTATGCCTTCCAGACTGGGGGCAAACTGTACCTCATACTGGAGTGTCTTAGtg GTGGAGAGCTGTTCATGCAGTTGGAGAAGGAGGGAATATTCATGGAAGACACTGCTTG TTTCTACTTAGGGGAGATCAGCCTGGCTTTGGGGCACCTCCACTCCTGCGGCATCATCTACCGGGACCTGAAGCCTGAGAACATCATGCTGAGCCAGCTCG gtcatATCAAGCTGACAGATTTTGGGCTGTGTAAAGAATCCATCCATGAGGGGGcagtcacacacactttctgtgGGACCATAGagtacat GGCTCCGGAGATCCTGACTCACTCTGGACACAACAGGGCAGTGGACTGGTGGAGTCTAGGTGCGCTGATGTTTGACATGATGACAGGATCG cccccTTTCTCTGCGGAGAACCGGAAGAAGACAATAGAGAAGATCCTTCGCTGTAAGCTGAACCTACCCCCCTACCTCACTGTGGATGCCAGGGACCTCATCAAGAGG CTGTTAAAGAAGAGTCCAATTCAGAGACTGGGCTCCACTGCCGCAGACTGCGCAGATATACAG AAGCATCCTTTCTTCAGACACATTAATTGGGACGATCTTCTCAACCAGAGAGTGGAGCCACCATACAAACCATTTCTg CAGTCAGAAGAGGATGTCAGTCAGTTTGACACCCGTTTCACCAAACAGCCACCTGTGGACAGTCCAGATGACACGTCCCTGAGTCACAGCCAGGAGCAGGCCTTcact gGGTTTACCTATGTAGCTCCATCAGTGCTGGAGAGTCTGAAGGAGAGATTCTCATTCGAACCCAAGATACGTTCACCACGGAGACAAAATAGCAGCCCCCGCACGCCCGTCag tccagTCAAGTTCTCTCTGGCTGAGCCGTTCAAGTCCAGCCCAGGGGAGGGACAGAAACACGGAGAGGAGCAACACAAACATGCCACACCCACTCACAATGAGGTCACTGCCTCCCAGCCAATCAGGACACCAGGGCGTACCAAGAAACAAAAAGCTCTCCGGGGTGGTGGGGGGCGGAGTGGCAGATAG
- the LOC136764473 gene encoding uncharacterized protein LOC136764473 → MRWSVPMTTVLWVVCLSLLSQYSCVANGTTPNTSIALHTRMPNSMPQPATTKTPTQPTTTKKTTTITTRTTTTTMAVKAMTKAISVTYTTDSTRPLIILILLLIFLLLLFFYCCRRLNKETQGAYSFKALRRAGGVAAERVAERVRALEDRLGVQLLPRGGEAEEQGEEEEEEEEEREEESERDVEQGNVDSKDDCSSEDDYSSLEGCDLRERGRQRQEEEEEEEEEGDVRGKEGGGLLVDLKEFSGSAIWEGRGQERDGGGEREDFTAL, encoded by the coding sequence ATGCGGTGGAGTGTCCCAATGACCACAGTGCTGTGGGTGGTGTGTCTGTCCCTCCTGAGCCAGTACAGTTGTGTCGCCAACGGCACCACTCCCAACACCAGCATTGCCTTACACACGAGAATGCCGAACAGCATGCCACAGCCCGCAACAACAAAGACACCGACACAGCCCACAACAACGAAGAAGACCACCACCATCACAACTAGAACTACTACTACGACAATGGCGGTCAAAGCCATGACGAAGGCCATCTCTGTGACCTACACAACGGACTCCACCCGTCCCCTtatcatcctcatcctcctcctcatcttcctcctcctcctcttcttctacTGCTGCAGGAGACTGAACAAAGAGACGCAGGGGGCCTACTCCTTCAAAGCCCTGAGGAGGGCTGGGGGAGTGGCAGCGGAGAGGGTGGCAGAGAGGGTGAGGGCTCTGGAGGACAGGCTGGGCGTGCAGCTGCTGCCCCGCGGGGGGGAGGCAGAGGAGCAaggcgaggaggaggaggaggaggaggaggagagggaggaggagagcgaGAGGGACGTGGAGCAAGGAAACGTGGACAGCAAGGACGACTGCTCTTCTGAGGATGATTACTCCAGCTTGGAAGGCTGTGACCTGAGGGAAAGGGGGAGGCAGagacaggaggaggaggaggaggaggaggaggagggagatgtGAGGGGGAAAGAGGGAGGAGGGCTCTTGGTGGACCTGAAGGAGTTTTCCGGGAGTGCCATTTGGGAGGGGAGGGGgcaggagagagatggaggaggagagagggaagatTTTACGGCactgtga